The Lycium barbarum isolate Lr01 chromosome 10, ASM1917538v2, whole genome shotgun sequence genome includes a region encoding these proteins:
- the LOC132615795 gene encoding uncharacterized protein LOC132615795, protein MSDTNETVVVAGTQSSGTLVDSSHPLYIHPSDSPGMCLVSSFFNGKGYGGWRRGVLIALSAKNKVGFIDGTITQPAVTDETFKSWTRCNNMVISWILNSLSKEIAETVLYSKTAKEIWTELEERFGQSNGPQLYQLQKEISELAQGNSDIAGYYTKLKRLWDELDSLDMCQHCTYECSCGGKSKTLKSQQDARLIQFLMGLNDAYSGPRSSLLMLSPLPSVNHAYSLLIRDEKQREVQVFQHPGSSHQGETAFFAAKQQYGGQKFNYEKRDKYDPHKPLLFCNHCKKPNHTEKKLL, encoded by the coding sequence ATGAGTGATACTAATGAAACTGTTGTGGTTGCTGGTACTCAGTCTTCAGGCACCCTCGTTGATTCTTCACACCCTCTTTACATCCATCCTTCAGACTCACCAGGTATGTGCTTGGTGAGTTCTTTCTTCAATGGGAAAGGATATGGGGGTTGGAGAAGAGGGGTCCTTATTGCTTTGTCAGCCAAAAACAAAGTCGGATTCATAGATGGCACCATCACTCAACCTGCTGTCACTGATGAGACTTTCAAATCATGGACAAGGTGCAATAATATGGTTATATCATGGATCTTAAACTCCCTCTCAAAAGAAATAGCAGAGACTGTGCTTTACTCTAAGACTGCTAAGGAAATATGGACTGAGCTTGAGGAGAGGTTTGGTCAAAGCAATGGCCCCCAACTCTATCAACTGCAGAAGGAGATCAGTGAATTAGCACAAGGAAACTCTGACATTGCAGGTTATTATACTAAGCTTAAGAGACTTTGGGATGAGCTTGACAGCTTAGACATGTGTCAACATTGTACCTATGAATGTTCTTGTGGAGGGAAGAGTAAAACCCTCAAGTCACAACAGGATGCAAGGCTGATTCAATTTCTTATGGGTCTGAATGATGCATATTCAGGTCCCAGAAGCAGCTTGCTGATGCTTTCTCCTTTACCATCAGTTAATCATGCTTATTCTCTTCTCATTAGGGATGAGAAACAAAGGGAGGTGCAAGTTTTTCAACATCCAGGTTCTTCTCATCAGGGAGAGACTGCTTTCTTTGCTGCAAAACAACAGTATGGAGGTCAAAAATTCAATTATGAAAAAAGGGATAAGTATGATCCACATAAACCTCTGCTGTTCTGCAATCATTGCAAGAAACCAAATCACACAGAAAAAAAATTGCTATAG